In Hymenobacter sublimis, a single genomic region encodes these proteins:
- the icd gene encoding NADP-dependent isocitrate dehydrogenase, whose amino-acid sequence MAEKITIKNGKLNVPDQPIIPFIEGDGTGPDIWAASVRVFDAAVEKAYGGSRKLEWKEVMAGEKSFKQTGNWLPNETLDAFRDYLVGIKGPLTTPVGGGIRSLNVALRQELDLYACVRPVRWFEGVPSPVKQPNLTDMVIFRENTEDIYAGIEYMNGTPQAQKMLEFLQDEMGVKKIRFPESSSFGIKPVSKEGTERLVRAAIQYAIDNNKPSVTIVHKGNIMKFTEGAFKTWGYELAEREFGDKVYTWAQYDKVAAKQGQEVADAQQKAALESGKILVKDSIADAFLQQILLRPADYSVVATLNLNGDYISDALAAIVGGIGIAPGANINYVTGHAIFEATHGTAPKYAGLDKVNPGSVILSGALMLEHLGWQEAADLIYKGLEAAIASKRVTYDFERLMDGATLLKCSEFGDEIISRM is encoded by the coding sequence ATGGCAGAGAAAATCACCATCAAGAACGGCAAGCTGAATGTGCCGGACCAACCTATCATCCCGTTCATCGAAGGCGACGGCACGGGTCCGGACATCTGGGCGGCTTCCGTCCGCGTATTCGACGCGGCTGTAGAGAAAGCCTACGGTGGTTCGCGCAAGCTGGAGTGGAAGGAAGTAATGGCCGGCGAGAAGTCGTTCAAGCAGACTGGTAACTGGCTGCCCAACGAAACCCTGGATGCTTTCCGCGACTACCTCGTGGGCATCAAAGGCCCCCTGACTACCCCCGTGGGTGGCGGTATTCGTTCCCTGAACGTGGCCCTGCGCCAGGAGCTGGACCTATACGCCTGCGTACGCCCCGTGCGCTGGTTTGAAGGCGTACCCTCGCCGGTGAAGCAGCCGAACCTGACCGACATGGTGATCTTCCGTGAGAACACCGAGGACATCTACGCTGGCATCGAGTACATGAACGGCACGCCCCAGGCGCAGAAAATGCTGGAATTCCTGCAGGATGAGATGGGCGTGAAGAAAATCCGCTTCCCCGAGTCGTCTTCTTTCGGCATTAAGCCCGTATCGAAAGAGGGCACCGAGCGGCTGGTACGCGCGGCTATTCAGTACGCCATCGACAACAACAAGCCTTCGGTGACCATCGTGCACAAAGGCAACATCATGAAGTTCACTGAGGGTGCCTTCAAAACCTGGGGTTACGAGCTGGCGGAGCGGGAGTTCGGCGACAAAGTGTACACTTGGGCTCAGTACGACAAAGTAGCGGCCAAGCAAGGCCAGGAAGTAGCCGATGCTCAGCAGAAAGCGGCGCTGGAAAGCGGCAAGATCCTGGTGAAAGACAGCATTGCCGATGCTTTCCTCCAGCAGATCCTGCTCCGTCCCGCCGACTACTCAGTAGTAGCTACCCTGAACCTGAACGGCGACTATATCTCCGACGCCCTGGCCGCCATCGTGGGTGGTATCGGCATTGCGCCCGGTGCCAACATCAACTACGTAACCGGCCACGCCATCTTCGAAGCTACCCACGGCACCGCGCCCAAGTACGCTGGTCTCGACAAAGTGAACCCCGGCTCGGTTATCCTCTCGGGTGCCCTGATGCTAGAGCACCTGGGCTGGCAGGAAGCCGCCGACCTGATCTACAAAGGCCTAGAAGCCGCTATTGCCTCGAAGCGCGTAACCTACGACTTCGAGCGTCTGATGGACGGTGCTACCCTGCTGAAGTGCAGCGAATTCGGCGACGAAATTATCAGCCGGATGTAG
- the dnaX gene encoding DNA polymerase III subunit gamma/tau — MENFVVSARKYRPATFRSVVGQQHVTTTLQNAIVSQHLAQAFLFCGPRGVGKTTCARILAKTINCEFVEEHVRKGRPVSELLQTQPGIVPDALQKAADPDNTPFELEACGKCSSCRAFQENASFNVHELDAASNNSVEDIRSLVEQVRYAPQQGRFKVYIIDEVHMLSNAAFNAFLKTLEEPPSYAIFILATTERHKIIPTILSRCQIFDFNRIRVDDIRGHLRYVATQEQIQAEDDALHLLAQKADGGLRDALSMFDQMVTFSGHNLSYKDVIQNLHILDYEYYFRLIDALLTENLSGTLLLLEEVMQNGFDLHNFVVGAAEHLRGLLVCKDPVTVQLLEVSDNIRQKYVQQAQAAPLPFLLSALNLVSQCDREFKQAKNQRLHVELMLMKLAYLNSAVQFARDLSAAPAAAASTQRASSDNGEAKKKSSVTTSPVPASSPPAPTGSAEVPVTSAPGASGTVPLPATPAPTPVPAASSQPKSAPADPEPIVPIESGVEELHGTPSIEDEAATQVPPTPQLRDSVPHVEIGKPSVAGHEPGQLPVTAAPLPPPRPGMPTGKPIGLGSKLPGLGNLAAMKAQLEQQAAAGKAAVDTEPSGPVTGLPAINDEVLQRVWKELTEERKAISMMHYSLLNRPVQANENHLIMLRVDNPVQEDQFNEFRAEFLGELRRRTGYPRLNVQAEVVERIETGRKLYTSNDKLEYLMEKYPMLTAMKQKLGLDADF; from the coding sequence ATGGAGAATTTCGTTGTTTCAGCCCGCAAGTACCGGCCCGCCACGTTCCGCAGCGTAGTGGGGCAGCAGCACGTTACTACCACCCTGCAGAATGCCATTGTCAGCCAGCACCTGGCCCAGGCGTTCCTGTTCTGCGGGCCGCGGGGCGTGGGCAAAACCACCTGCGCCCGCATTCTGGCCAAAACCATCAACTGCGAGTTTGTGGAGGAGCACGTGCGCAAGGGCCGCCCGGTTTCGGAGCTGCTGCAAACTCAGCCTGGCATCGTGCCCGACGCTCTGCAGAAGGCCGCTGACCCTGATAATACACCCTTCGAGCTAGAGGCTTGCGGCAAGTGCTCATCCTGCCGCGCCTTTCAGGAAAACGCCTCGTTTAACGTGCATGAGCTGGATGCGGCCTCCAACAACTCCGTGGAGGACATCCGCAGCCTTGTGGAACAGGTGCGCTACGCTCCCCAGCAGGGCCGCTTTAAGGTGTACATCATCGACGAGGTGCACATGCTCTCGAATGCGGCCTTCAATGCCTTCCTCAAAACCCTAGAGGAGCCGCCTTCCTACGCCATTTTTATTCTGGCTACCACTGAGCGGCACAAGATTATCCCCACCATTCTTTCGCGCTGCCAGATCTTCGATTTTAACCGGATTCGGGTCGATGACATTCGCGGGCATTTGCGCTACGTAGCCACCCAGGAGCAGATTCAGGCCGAGGACGATGCCCTGCACCTACTGGCTCAGAAGGCCGACGGCGGCCTGCGCGACGCCCTGAGCATGTTCGACCAAATGGTCACGTTTTCGGGTCACAACCTGAGCTACAAAGACGTCATCCAGAACCTGCACATTCTGGATTATGAGTACTACTTCCGGCTAATAGATGCCTTGCTGACCGAAAACCTATCGGGCACGCTGCTGCTACTGGAAGAGGTAATGCAGAACGGCTTCGACCTGCACAACTTTGTGGTAGGCGCGGCCGAGCACCTGCGCGGCCTGCTCGTGTGCAAGGACCCCGTGACGGTGCAGCTACTGGAAGTCTCGGACAATATCCGGCAGAAGTACGTGCAGCAGGCCCAGGCGGCCCCGCTACCCTTCCTGCTCTCGGCTTTGAACCTGGTAAGCCAGTGCGACCGGGAATTCAAGCAGGCCAAAAACCAGCGCCTCCACGTGGAGCTGATGCTCATGAAGCTGGCCTACCTCAACAGCGCCGTGCAGTTTGCCCGCGACCTGAGCGCCGCGCCGGCTGCTGCTGCCAGCACCCAACGGGCATCGTCGGATAACGGCGAGGCGAAAAAAAAAAGTAGCGTAACTACTTCTCCGGTTCCCGCCAGCAGCCCGCCTGCCCCCACTGGTAGCGCTGAAGTGCCGGTTACCTCTGCCCCTGGGGCAAGTGGCACCGTTCCGTTACCCGCAACGCCGGCACCCACCCCGGTCCCGGCCGCTAGTTCGCAGCCAAAATCAGCTCCTGCTGACCCTGAGCCAATTGTACCCATTGAAAGCGGGGTAGAAGAGTTGCACGGTACTCCCAGCATCGAGGACGAAGCGGCTACCCAAGTGCCCCCTACGCCCCAGCTCCGCGACTCGGTGCCCCACGTGGAAATTGGCAAGCCCAGCGTAGCCGGCCACGAGCCGGGCCAGCTGCCGGTTACGGCCGCTCCCCTACCCCCGCCCCGCCCCGGCATGCCCACCGGCAAACCGATAGGCCTGGGCAGCAAGTTGCCAGGCTTGGGCAACCTAGCGGCCATGAAGGCTCAGCTAGAACAGCAAGCCGCCGCCGGTAAAGCGGCCGTTGATACAGAGCCCAGTGGGCCCGTTACGGGCTTACCAGCCATCAACGATGAGGTGCTGCAGCGGGTATGGAAAGAGCTGACCGAGGAACGGAAGGCCATCAGCATGATGCACTACAGCCTGCTGAACCGGCCAGTGCAGGCCAACGAAAACCACCTCATCATGCTCCGGGTGGACAACCCGGTGCAGGAGGACCAGTTCAATGAGTTCCGGGCCGAATTCTTAGGTGAGCTGCGCCGCCGCACTGGCTACCCTCGCCTCAACGTGCAGGCCGAGGTAGTGGAGCGCATCGAAACGGGCCGCAAGCTCTATACCTCCAACGACAAGCTGGAATACTTAATGGAGAAGTACCCCATGCTCACGGCCATGAAGCAAAAGCTGGGCCTGGACGCGGATTTTTAA
- a CDS encoding M16 family metallopeptidase, with protein sequence MKKNHLLLIPALATLGLTQCQTSKPTAAVAPPTTAAAPAPQQKEYTYQTVEGDPLKARIYTLDNGLTVYLSDYDDAPRIQTYLAVRAGSKNDPSTATGLAHYLEHMVFKGTSRLGTQNWAAEKVELDKIEALYEQYRAQRNDPAARKRTYHQIDSISSVAAKYAVANEYDKVMGAIGAKGSNAYTSVEQTVYQEDIPSNQLEKWAAIQAERMQEMVPRLFHTELEAVYEEKNRGLDSDFRKEFEAMNSSLFQKHEYGTQTTIGTIEHLQNPSITEIKKYFGQYYVPNNVALCLSGDLDYDQTIRIIDQYFGKLQSKPVPAFTAAQEAPITAPIVKEVLGPDAENVMVGFRFPGTATRDALVLRMVDKILSNGQAGLIDLDLNQKQAVLSAASFTDLNNDYSTHILYATPRQGQSLNQVRDLLLGELNKVKKGDFPEWLIPAIINNEQLQRTKSYESNEARAGAFVAAFVAREDWKDYLKQFDDFATITKEEVMRVANQYYGPGYALVYKRTGKDPNTVKVVKPAITPVPVNREAASDFYKQVTSMTSPELQPVFLDYKKDIQETKLASGLPVYYTHNAENNLFNLYYVLDLGTNHDPKLGLATDYLQYLGTGKYNAAQLQQEFYKLGCSFSVQSGQDRTFVSLSGLDSNFEQALQLFESLLAAPKPDAAALKNMVAGVLKARQDAKLNKGVILNQALVNYAKYGAKNPFTSQLSEKELKALKPEQLTALIQKLPTYQHRVLYYGPRKTDGLASTLNTTHRVPAKLTPVPANKDFAEQPMTDRKVYWVDYNMVQAEILFLSKGPVFDKGLLPTTSLYNEYFGGSMGSIVFQELRESKALAYSASSRFASADKVGRSSYNLSYIGTQSDKLPEAMAGMNTLLNDMPVAEANLQIAKQSIRNSIATERITKSDILFSYERAKRLGLDYDVRRDVYEQTSNMSFQDLQKFQQARVKGQPQTILVIGSKDRLNFKELAKYGQVQQLTLKEIFGY encoded by the coding sequence GTGAAAAAAAACCACTTGCTTTTGATTCCGGCCCTGGCCACCCTGGGCCTGACCCAGTGCCAAACCAGTAAGCCCACTGCCGCGGTAGCTCCCCCCACTACGGCTGCCGCGCCAGCTCCTCAGCAGAAAGAATATACCTACCAGACCGTAGAGGGCGACCCGCTGAAAGCGCGCATCTACACCCTGGACAACGGCCTGACCGTTTACCTCTCCGACTACGACGACGCCCCACGCATCCAGACCTACCTGGCCGTGCGCGCTGGCTCCAAGAACGACCCCAGCACCGCTACCGGCCTGGCGCACTATCTGGAGCACATGGTGTTTAAGGGTACTTCCCGGCTGGGCACCCAGAACTGGGCCGCCGAGAAAGTGGAGCTAGACAAAATTGAGGCCCTCTACGAGCAGTACCGCGCCCAGCGCAACGACCCCGCCGCCCGCAAGCGCACCTACCACCAGATCGACTCGATTTCCAGCGTAGCGGCCAAGTACGCCGTGGCCAACGAGTACGACAAAGTGATGGGCGCCATTGGGGCCAAGGGCTCTAACGCCTACACCTCGGTCGAGCAGACGGTATACCAGGAGGACATTCCGAGCAACCAGCTGGAGAAATGGGCCGCCATTCAGGCCGAGCGCATGCAGGAAATGGTGCCGCGCCTGTTCCACACCGAGCTGGAGGCGGTATATGAGGAGAAAAACCGCGGTCTGGACTCCGACTTCCGCAAGGAGTTTGAGGCCATGAACAGCAGCCTGTTTCAGAAGCACGAGTACGGCACCCAGACCACCATCGGGACCATCGAGCACCTGCAGAACCCCTCCATTACCGAGATTAAGAAGTATTTCGGTCAGTACTACGTGCCGAACAACGTGGCTCTGTGCTTGAGCGGTGACCTGGACTACGACCAAACTATCCGCATTATCGACCAGTACTTCGGCAAGCTGCAGAGCAAGCCGGTGCCGGCCTTTACTGCCGCCCAGGAAGCGCCCATTACGGCGCCTATTGTGAAGGAAGTGCTGGGCCCGGACGCCGAAAATGTAATGGTCGGGTTCCGCTTCCCTGGCACGGCCACCCGCGACGCGCTGGTGCTGCGCATGGTAGATAAAATCCTGAGCAACGGGCAGGCCGGCCTCATCGACCTGGACCTGAACCAGAAGCAGGCCGTACTGAGTGCCGCCTCGTTCACGGACCTCAACAACGATTACTCCACCCACATCCTGTACGCTACCCCCCGCCAAGGCCAGAGCCTTAATCAGGTGCGCGACTTGCTGCTGGGCGAGCTGAACAAAGTAAAAAAGGGTGATTTTCCGGAGTGGCTGATTCCGGCCATTATCAACAACGAGCAGCTGCAGCGCACCAAAAGCTACGAGAGCAACGAGGCCCGCGCCGGCGCTTTCGTGGCGGCTTTCGTGGCCCGCGAGGACTGGAAAGACTACCTCAAGCAGTTCGATGACTTCGCGACCATCACGAAAGAAGAAGTGATGCGCGTGGCCAACCAGTACTACGGCCCCGGCTACGCCCTGGTGTACAAGCGCACCGGTAAAGACCCGAACACGGTGAAAGTGGTGAAGCCCGCCATTACGCCCGTACCGGTGAACCGCGAAGCGGCCTCCGACTTTTACAAGCAGGTCACCAGCATGACCTCGCCGGAGCTGCAGCCGGTGTTCCTGGATTATAAGAAGGACATTCAGGAAACGAAGCTGGCCTCGGGCCTACCGGTGTACTACACCCACAACGCCGAGAACAACCTCTTCAACCTGTACTACGTGCTCGACCTGGGCACGAACCACGACCCCAAGCTGGGCCTCGCCACCGATTACCTGCAGTACCTGGGCACCGGCAAGTACAACGCCGCACAGCTCCAGCAGGAGTTCTACAAGCTCGGCTGCTCTTTCTCGGTGCAAAGCGGCCAGGACCGCACCTTCGTCAGCCTCTCCGGCCTCGACAGCAACTTTGAGCAAGCGTTGCAGCTGTTTGAAAGCCTGCTGGCCGCGCCCAAGCCCGATGCGGCGGCCCTTAAGAACATGGTAGCAGGTGTACTCAAAGCCCGCCAGGATGCCAAGTTGAATAAAGGCGTAATTCTGAATCAGGCTTTGGTAAACTACGCCAAGTACGGTGCGAAAAACCCCTTCACCAGCCAGCTCAGCGAGAAAGAGCTGAAGGCTCTGAAGCCCGAGCAGCTCACCGCCCTCATTCAGAAACTCCCGACCTACCAGCACCGTGTGCTGTACTACGGGCCGCGCAAGACCGATGGGTTAGCTTCTACGCTAAACACTACCCACCGCGTACCCGCCAAGCTCACACCCGTACCCGCCAACAAGGACTTTGCCGAGCAGCCGATGACGGACCGCAAAGTGTACTGGGTGGACTATAACATGGTGCAGGCCGAAATCTTGTTCCTGAGCAAAGGACCCGTGTTTGACAAAGGTCTGCTGCCGACGACCAGCCTCTACAACGAGTATTTCGGGGGTAGCATGGGGAGCATTGTGTTCCAGGAGCTGCGCGAGTCCAAGGCGCTAGCGTACTCGGCTTCCTCGCGGTTTGCCTCGGCCGATAAGGTAGGGCGCAGCTCCTACAACCTCAGCTACATCGGCACCCAGAGCGACAAGCTGCCCGAGGCCATGGCCGGCATGAATACCCTGCTCAACGACATGCCCGTGGCCGAAGCCAACCTGCAGATTGCCAAGCAAAGCATTCGCAACAGCATTGCTACGGAGCGCATCACCAAGTCCGACATTCTGTTCAGCTACGAGCGGGCCAAGCGCCTCGGCCTCGACTACGATGTGCGCCGCGATGTGTACGAGCAGACCTCCAACATGAGCTTCCAGGACCTGCAGAAATTCCAGCAGGCCCGCGTGAAAGGCCAGCCCCAAACGATTCTGGTTATCGGTTCCAAAGACCGCCTCAACTTTAAGGAGTTGGCCAAGTACGGCCAGGTCCAGCAACTCACGCTGAAAGAAATCTTCGGCTATTAG
- a CDS encoding DNA/RNA non-specific endonuclease — MAYPAGTVSLTSGDWILTDAVLGSAEADRKNGAQAVRLQQNGTLSMAFFLPNGANTVTVQHAIYGTDASSSWELWAQSEACNCNKWTKVGNTVFTTTATLQTAAFTVNIPGKVKFEIRKTSGGAARLNLDDFAVTDYGVAQPSLDNDHLALGNPSGATADPSYPNNYLLLKPQFAVGYNRDQGKPNWVSWHLDISDRGSSDRQDDFRNDTSLPQGWYQVQSTSYSGSGFDRGHNCPSADRTSSDENNSATFLMTNMMPQAPQNNQGPWATLEGYARTFLPNNEVYIVCGSYGVGGTGSNGGLTTTLDQGRLTVPNRTWKVIVVLPVGDNDVARITAATRVIAVDMPNINTLNQDWSTYRTTVDAIEAATGYDLLSKLPIEVQTAIESKVDAGPVL, encoded by the coding sequence TTGGCCTACCCTGCTGGCACCGTAAGCCTCACCTCTGGCGACTGGATTCTGACGGATGCCGTGCTCGGCAGCGCGGAGGCCGACCGTAAAAATGGAGCGCAAGCCGTACGCCTGCAGCAGAACGGAACGCTCAGCATGGCCTTCTTCCTGCCTAATGGCGCCAATACGGTAACCGTGCAGCACGCCATTTATGGCACCGACGCCAGCAGCAGCTGGGAGCTGTGGGCGCAATCGGAGGCCTGCAACTGCAACAAGTGGACGAAGGTGGGCAACACCGTATTCACGACCACTGCTACGCTGCAAACGGCGGCCTTTACGGTGAATATTCCGGGCAAGGTGAAGTTTGAGATTCGGAAAACGTCGGGTGGGGCGGCTCGCCTGAATCTGGACGATTTTGCCGTTACTGACTACGGCGTTGCCCAGCCCTCCCTCGACAACGACCACTTGGCCCTGGGCAACCCCAGCGGCGCTACCGCCGACCCCAGCTACCCGAACAACTACCTGTTGCTCAAGCCCCAATTTGCCGTGGGCTACAACCGCGACCAGGGCAAGCCCAACTGGGTAAGCTGGCACCTCGACATCTCGGACCGTGGTAGCAGCGACCGGCAGGACGACTTCCGCAACGATACCTCCCTACCCCAGGGGTGGTACCAGGTGCAAAGCACCAGCTACTCGGGTTCGGGCTTCGACCGGGGCCATAACTGCCCCAGCGCCGACCGCACTTCTTCGGATGAAAACAACTCGGCTACCTTCCTGATGACCAACATGATGCCCCAGGCCCCGCAAAACAACCAGGGGCCCTGGGCTACGCTGGAAGGCTACGCGCGTACTTTCTTACCCAACAATGAGGTGTACATCGTCTGCGGCAGCTACGGGGTAGGCGGCACCGGCAGCAACGGCGGCCTGACCACTACCCTCGACCAGGGCCGCCTCACGGTGCCTAACCGTACCTGGAAGGTGATTGTGGTTCTACCCGTGGGCGACAATGACGTGGCCCGCATTACGGCCGCTACCCGCGTCATTGCCGTGGATATGCCCAACATCAACACCCTGAATCAGGACTGGAGCACCTACCGCACGACCGTGGACGCCATTGAGGCCGCCACTGGCTACGACCTGCTCTCGAAGCTCCCGATAGAAGTACAGACGGCCATCGAATCGAAGGTTGATGCCGGCCCGGTCCTGTAG
- a CDS encoding PAS domain-containing protein, translated as MPLPDSLLPLFHALPDAYLLLSPDLRIEAASDAYLAAVLMERGRLVGRPLFDVYRATADAPDAGFVRDLQASLAQAAATGQPHQMERQRYDVPDPNRPGHFVERHWAPRTIPILDEEGRLLYLLHVAQDATPQIRHEAQLRSSQTREQSARDTAEVQDQLLHNVLHQAPVAIAYLEGPGYLITLANATVCEIWARTQQQVMGLPLLEALPELQGQGIDELLDGVRRTGTPYVGTELPVQLLRHGHIETIYFNFVYQPQRSGQGEITGVLVVANDVTEQVIARQQMEQQERHTAHLNEELASINEELTAANEEVLANNNELVRAQLELQHLNQILEARVAERTAALLRAQQKAEHQQQRLERLFQQAPAAICMLNGPELVYELVNPAYQQLFPGRSLLGKPLLEALPELAGQRVWQTLRKVYQTGVSHAEMAIRIPVAKYEGAPLEDFYFNYIQQARFDEHGAIDGVVVFAFDVTAQVQAQHASAATARRLQVLTDSLPVLIGYLDQDRRYQFANEAYRAWFRQDPAKLLGQPVREIVGEKAYAVTKGYMDRALAGEHLSFEAQMPYRQDLTKHIHTSYVPDVREGQVVGFYTLVTDITEQVQAREQVQALNEELAAINEELTASNEELSETNQQLTRTNQDLDNFVYAASHDLKQPVNNLAGLFAEVRRGVTFHDPAEEQLLVPLIDGALHQLSATIDDLAALGQTQQVLAPTERVALSRVVEEVLQTLKPQIKATQARITTDFERLPTLKYARTNLRTILLNLLGNSLKYADPTRPARIQVTAWLEASQPVLMVQDNGLGFDADKHGPELFQLFRRFHTHTPGTGVGLYLVHRIVQAQGGHVAVESRVGEGATFRVALGPA; from the coding sequence ATGCCGCTACCTGACTCCCTGCTGCCCCTCTTTCATGCCTTGCCCGACGCCTATCTGCTGCTCTCCCCCGACCTGCGGATTGAGGCAGCCAGCGACGCCTACCTGGCCGCAGTTCTGATGGAGCGTGGCCGTTTGGTTGGGCGGCCGTTGTTCGACGTTTATCGGGCTACGGCTGATGCGCCGGACGCTGGCTTCGTGCGCGACTTGCAGGCCTCCCTGGCACAGGCCGCCGCCACGGGGCAACCCCACCAGATGGAGCGCCAGCGCTACGACGTACCCGACCCGAACCGCCCCGGCCACTTTGTGGAGCGCCACTGGGCGCCGCGTACTATTCCCATCCTCGATGAGGAAGGCCGGCTGCTGTACCTGCTGCATGTGGCGCAAGACGCAACACCCCAGATACGCCACGAGGCGCAGCTACGTTCCAGCCAGACCCGGGAGCAATCGGCTCGGGATACGGCCGAAGTTCAGGACCAACTCCTGCACAATGTGCTGCACCAGGCCCCCGTTGCCATTGCATACTTAGAAGGCCCCGGTTACCTAATTACCCTGGCCAACGCTACCGTGTGCGAGATTTGGGCCCGTACCCAGCAGCAAGTTATGGGGCTGCCCCTGCTAGAGGCCCTACCCGAGTTGCAAGGCCAGGGAATTGATGAACTGCTGGATGGCGTACGGCGCACGGGCACACCCTACGTTGGCACCGAGCTACCCGTACAGTTGCTGCGCCACGGCCACATCGAAACCATCTACTTCAACTTTGTCTACCAGCCCCAGCGCTCCGGGCAGGGAGAAATAACGGGGGTGTTGGTGGTTGCCAACGACGTCACGGAGCAGGTGATAGCCCGCCAGCAGATGGAGCAGCAGGAGCGCCACACCGCCCACCTCAACGAGGAGCTAGCCTCCATTAATGAAGAACTCACGGCGGCCAATGAAGAAGTGCTGGCTAACAACAACGAGTTGGTTCGGGCCCAGCTTGAGCTTCAACACCTAAACCAGATACTTGAAGCCCGCGTGGCCGAGCGCACCGCCGCGCTGCTGCGGGCCCAGCAGAAAGCGGAGCATCAACAGCAGCGTCTGGAGCGGCTTTTTCAGCAAGCACCAGCCGCTATTTGCATGCTCAACGGCCCCGAGTTGGTGTACGAGCTAGTGAACCCAGCGTATCAGCAGCTGTTTCCGGGTCGCAGCCTGCTAGGCAAGCCCCTGCTCGAAGCCTTGCCTGAACTGGCGGGCCAGCGGGTTTGGCAAACTCTGCGCAAGGTTTACCAAACGGGCGTATCGCACGCGGAAATGGCCATCCGGATTCCGGTAGCCAAGTACGAAGGAGCCCCGCTGGAGGACTTCTACTTCAACTACATTCAGCAGGCCCGCTTTGATGAGCACGGCGCCATTGACGGGGTAGTAGTTTTTGCCTTTGACGTCACGGCCCAGGTGCAGGCCCAGCACGCCAGCGCCGCCACGGCCCGGCGCCTGCAGGTTCTTACTGATTCTCTGCCCGTGCTCATTGGCTACCTCGACCAGGACCGGCGCTACCAATTTGCCAACGAGGCCTACCGGGCGTGGTTTCGGCAAGACCCTGCCAAGTTACTAGGCCAACCCGTCCGCGAAATAGTGGGGGAAAAGGCCTACGCGGTAACAAAGGGCTACATGGACCGAGCCCTGGCCGGCGAGCATCTGAGCTTTGAGGCCCAAATGCCCTACCGCCAGGACTTAACCAAGCACATTCATACCAGTTACGTGCCCGATGTGCGCGAGGGTCAGGTGGTGGGTTTCTACACTCTGGTAACCGATATTACGGAACAGGTGCAGGCCCGCGAGCAGGTCCAGGCCCTGAATGAGGAACTGGCTGCCATCAACGAGGAGCTAACGGCCTCCAACGAGGAGTTAAGCGAGACCAACCAGCAGCTTACGCGCACCAACCAGGACCTTGATAATTTCGTGTACGCTGCCTCTCACGACCTCAAGCAGCCGGTGAACAACTTGGCCGGACTGTTTGCCGAGGTGCGCCGGGGCGTAACTTTCCACGACCCCGCCGAGGAGCAGCTGCTCGTTCCGCTCATCGACGGCGCCCTGCATCAGCTCAGCGCCACTATCGACGACTTGGCGGCCCTGGGCCAGACCCAACAAGTTTTGGCCCCCACCGAAAGGGTAGCGCTGAGCCGCGTGGTAGAGGAAGTTCTCCAGACGCTAAAACCGCAGATAAAAGCCACCCAAGCCCGTATTACCACCGACTTTGAGCGTCTGCCCACCCTGAAGTACGCCCGAACCAACCTGCGTACCATCCTGCTTAATCTGCTGGGCAACTCGCTTAAGTACGCGGATCCGACCCGGCCGGCCCGCATCCAGGTCACGGCGTGGCTGGAGGCCAGTCAGCCCGTACTTATGGTTCAGGACAATGGGCTGGGCTTCGATGCGGACAAGCATGGTCCGGAGCTGTTTCAGCTTTTCCGCCGCTTTCACACCCACACGCCCGGTACCGGCGTGGGCCTTTACTTAGTTCACCGCATTGTACAGGCCCAGGGCGGCCACGTTGCGGTAGAAAGCCGGGTTGGCGAAGGCGCGACTTTCCGCGTTGCCCTGGGTCCGGCCTAG